A region from the Vanacampus margaritifer isolate UIUO_Vmar chromosome 5, RoL_Vmar_1.0, whole genome shotgun sequence genome encodes:
- the tada2a gene encoding transcriptional adapter 2-alpha: MDHLSSFANDPFDKPPCRGCSSYLTEPYIKCAECGPSPFLLCLQCFTRGFEYKKHQSDHKYEIMTSDFPVLEPSWTAQEEMALLEAVMDCGFGNWQDVAYQMRSKSKEECETHYMKNFINNPLFSSTLLSLRKTKDARFADGAIPFKPTEDPPRPTFDSVLSRDMAGYMPARADFMEEFDNYAEWDLKDIDFVDDDSDILRALKLAVVDIYHSRLKERQRRKKIIRDHGLINMRKFQILEHCYPKEVQDLYDIMRRFARVTGPVEHDKFIESHALEFELRREIRRLQEYRKAGIKSFCSAKVYERAKRMREDERRKRTMLCDVLQYIQDGRACQQWLSKQAAIDAGITPAVTTITTSATGRRSAPPLNLTGLPGTEKLNEREKELCQVVRLVPGAYLEYKQALLNECRRQGGLRLAQARALIKIDVNKTRKIYDFLIKEGCITKA, from the exons ATGGATCATCTTTCTTCTTTCGCAA ACGACCCCTTCGATAAGCCGCCATGCAGAGGCTGCTCGTCGTACCTCACCGAGCCTTACATCAAGTGTGCGGAATGTGGACCTTCACCTTTCCTGCTTTGCCTCCAG TGTTTCACTAGAGGCTTCGAATACAAGAAACATCAAAGTGATCACAAGTATGAAATCATG ACGTCCGACTTCCCTGTTCTGGAGCCCAGCTGGACGGCGCAGGAAGAGATGGCTCTGCTTGAGGCTGTGATGGATTGTGGCTTTGGCAACTG GCAGGACGTGGCCTACCAGATGCGCAGCAAAAGCAAGGAGGAGTGCGAGACTCACTACATGAAGAACTTCATCAACAATCCTCTCTTCTCCTCCACGCTGCTCAGCCTGCGCAAGACCAAAGACGCTCGCTTTGCGGACGGCGCCATTCCGTTTAAAC CGACCGAAGACCCGCCTCGGCCCACGTTTGACTCGGTGCTGTCCAGAGACATGGCGGGATACATGCCGGCCAGAGCGGACTTCATGGAG GAGTTTGACAACTACGCCGAATGGGATCTGAAAGACATCGACTTTGTGGACGATGACTCAGACATCCTGCGCG CACTCAAGCTGGCTGTGGTGGATATTTATCATTCAAGATTAAAGGAGCGACAACGAAGGAAGAA gattATTCGCGATCACGGACTCATCAACATGCGCAAATTCCAGA TCCTGGAGCATTGCTACCCGAAGGAGGTTCAGGATCTGTATGACATCATGAGACGATTCGCCCGAGTCACCGGACCTGTTGAACACGACAAATTTATCGAGAGTCACGCGC TGGAGTTTGAGCTGCGGCGGGAGATCCGCAGGCTGCAGGAGTACCGCAAAGCCGGGATCAAATCTTTCTGCA GCGCCAAAGTGTACGAACGTGCCAAGCGTATGCGCGAGGACGAGCGCCGCAAGAGGACCATGCTGTGCGACGTGTTGCAGTACATCCAGGACGGACGAGCGTGCCAGCAGTGGCTCAGCAAGCAGGCCGCCAT AGATGCCGGCATCACACCGGCTGTCACCACGATCACGACGTCAG CAACAGGCAGAAGGAGCGCGCCTCCCCTCAACCTGACCGGACTGCCTGGTACAGAGAAGCTCAACGAGCGAGAGAAAGAG TTGTGCCAGGTGGTGCGCTTGGTGCCCGGCGCGTACCTGGAGTACAAGCAGGCCCTGCTGAACGAGTGTCGGCGTCAAGGCGGCCTGCGACTGGCTCAGGCGCGAGCGCTCATCAAGATCGACGTCAACAAGACGCGCAAGATCTACGACTTCCTCATCAAGGAGGGTTGCATCACCAAGGCCTAG
- the LOC144051705 gene encoding uncharacterized protein LOC144051705 isoform X2 — MAVQKSTAAGKSGLRSTLYQAHSGPFPDPDFMAAGDKLRKEEPQPLIALVLDHLSDIDLVPSRFGPVPPLPLPRSRHLVSNLDFVPTLRQQSYLESLKVSPQMASEIEKGTRQQSKCPAWALLRQPRLTDGRFREACASSGQWREDPEAAAKTLAIQMINGPSNKTAAMRRKLSVQMKSEVLASYANLKRVNVLAIGFVIPPEAPHLGASSDGRVYDPGESPPFGLVEAKSTTKPDASQVGYLKMENGNVTLRRSHRYYWQVQGQLAVTGLRWCDFVTDTQEILYVERIWRDDAFIRKMKDKLDIFYYIAYMNEYLKSH, encoded by the exons ATGGCGGTGCAAAAGTCAACAGCAGCTGGCAAGAGTGGACTCCGGTCCACATTGTACCAGGCTCATTCAG GACCTTTTCCTGACCCTGATTTCATGGCTGCTGGAGACAAGCTACGCAAGGAAGAACCCCAGCCTCTCatagctcttgtattggatcacTTGTCAGACATAGATCTGGTTCCATCTAGATTTGGCCCCGTCCCTC CGCTTCCTCTTCCTCGGAGTCGGCATCTCGTCTCCAACTTGGACTTTGTTCCTACCTTGCGCCAGCAGTCGTACCTAGAATCCTTGAAAGTGTCACCACAAATGGCCAGCGAAATTGAGAAGGGAACCCGACAGCAATCCAAATGTCCAGCGTGGGCGTTGTTACGGCAACCACGGTTAACTGACGGTCGCTTCCGAGAGGCGTGCGCCTCCTCGGGTCAGTGGCGTGAAGATCCGGAGGCGGCAGCAAAAACCCTTGCGATCCAAATGATAAACGGGCCGAGCAACAAAACCGCGGCAATGAGACGCAAACTAAGTGTGCAGATGAAATCGGAAGTCCTGGCAAGTTATGCTAATTTGAAGAGAGTTAACGTGCTAGCTATCGGATTTGTTATCCCTCCAGAAGCACCGCATCTCGGGGCCAGTTCCGACGGGAGGGTCTATGACCCTGGAGAGTCACCGCCGTTTGGACTCGTTGAAGCGAAAAGCACCACAAAACCTGACGCTTCACAGGTTGGATACCTGAAAATGGAAAACGGGAATGTCACTCTCAGACGGTCACATCGGTACTACTGGCAGGTCCAGGGACAGTTGGCGGTAACCGGCTTGCGTTGGTGTGACTTTGTCACGGACACTCAGGAGATTTTGTACGTTGAGAGAATTTGGAGAGATGATGCTTTCATCCGCAAAATGAAGGATAAATTAGACATTTTCTATTACATCGCATACATGAATGAGTACTTGAAATCACACTGA
- the LOC144051705 gene encoding uncharacterized protein LOC144051705 isoform X1: protein MAVQKSTAAGKSGLRSTLYQAHSGPFPDPDFMAAGDKLRKEEPQPLIALVLDHLSDIDLVPSRFGPVPRKCPISYLCPPKTSGDLILHHLAPEFPALPLPRSRHLVSNLDFVPTLRQQSYLESLKVSPQMASEIEKGTRQQSKCPAWALLRQPRLTDGRFREACASSGQWREDPEAAAKTLAIQMINGPSNKTAAMRRKLSVQMKSEVLASYANLKRVNVLAIGFVIPPEAPHLGASSDGRVYDPGESPPFGLVEAKSTTKPDASQVGYLKMENGNVTLRRSHRYYWQVQGQLAVTGLRWCDFVTDTQEILYVERIWRDDAFIRKMKDKLDIFYYIAYMNEYLKSH, encoded by the exons ATGGCGGTGCAAAAGTCAACAGCAGCTGGCAAGAGTGGACTCCGGTCCACATTGTACCAGGCTCATTCAG GACCTTTTCCTGACCCTGATTTCATGGCTGCTGGAGACAAGCTACGCAAGGAAGAACCCCAGCCTCTCatagctcttgtattggatcacTTGTCAGACATAGATCTGGTTCCATCTAGATTTGGCCCCGTCCCTCGTAAGTGTCCCATATCATACCTCTGTCCACCTAAAACATCCGGCGACCTCATCCTGCACCATTTGGCTCCTGAATTCCCAGCGCTTCCTCTTCCTCGGAGTCGGCATCTCGTCTCCAACTTGGACTTTGTTCCTACCTTGCGCCAGCAGTCGTACCTAGAATCCTTGAAAGTGTCACCACAAATGGCCAGCGAAATTGAGAAGGGAACCCGACAGCAATCCAAATGTCCAGCGTGGGCGTTGTTACGGCAACCACGGTTAACTGACGGTCGCTTCCGAGAGGCGTGCGCCTCCTCGGGTCAGTGGCGTGAAGATCCGGAGGCGGCAGCAAAAACCCTTGCGATCCAAATGATAAACGGGCCGAGCAACAAAACCGCGGCAATGAGACGCAAACTAAGTGTGCAGATGAAATCGGAAGTCCTGGCAAGTTATGCTAATTTGAAGAGAGTTAACGTGCTAGCTATCGGATTTGTTATCCCTCCAGAAGCACCGCATCTCGGGGCCAGTTCCGACGGGAGGGTCTATGACCCTGGAGAGTCACCGCCGTTTGGACTCGTTGAAGCGAAAAGCACCACAAAACCTGACGCTTCACAGGTTGGATACCTGAAAATGGAAAACGGGAATGTCACTCTCAGACGGTCACATCGGTACTACTGGCAGGTCCAGGGACAGTTGGCGGTAACCGGCTTGCGTTGGTGTGACTTTGTCACGGACACTCAGGAGATTTTGTACGTTGAGAGAATTTGGAGAGATGATGCTTTCATCCGCAAAATGAAGGATAAATTAGACATTTTCTATTACATCGCATACATGAATGAGTACTTGAAATCACACTGA